One window of Hymenobacter sp. BRD128 genomic DNA carries:
- a CDS encoding VIT family protein has product MTPTLDPTPTAPSDEATFVLQKVQPALLGLMDGSVSTLAPLFAAAGLTHSPHAAFFVGLAASVGAGISMGLAEALSDDGAVTGRGNPWARGLITGGATTAGGMLHTLPFLLTNLALALQVAYVVVGSELLLIAYIRYRFMKTPLASTIFQVIVGGGIVFALGVWLGRFGAAG; this is encoded by the coding sequence ATGACGCCGACGCTCGACCCCACTCCGACTGCTCCTTCCGACGAAGCTACCTTTGTGCTGCAAAAAGTGCAGCCCGCCCTGCTCGGGCTCATGGACGGCTCGGTCTCCACCTTGGCCCCCCTCTTTGCCGCCGCCGGGCTCACGCATTCGCCCCACGCCGCTTTTTTCGTGGGGCTGGCCGCCTCCGTGGGGGCCGGCATTAGTATGGGGCTCGCCGAAGCGCTCTCCGACGACGGGGCCGTGACGGGGCGGGGCAATCCGTGGGCGCGGGGTCTGATTACGGGCGGGGCCACGACGGCCGGCGGGATGTTGCACACGCTGCCCTTTCTGCTCACCAACCTGGCCCTGGCCTTGCAGGTGGCCTACGTGGTGGTGGGTAGCGAGCTGCTGCTGATTGCCTACATCCGGTACCGCTTTATGAAAACGCCGCTGGCCAGCACCATCTTCCAGGTGATTGTGGGCGGCGGCATCGTCTTCGCCCTCGGCGTGTGGCTGGGCCGGTTCGGGGCGGCGGGGTAG
- a CDS encoding SymE family type I addiction module toxin → MAQHTARRLKVAQHFRSLHPRLSTTSKLTLAGDWLAAAGFLPGAFAVVEVQAGRLIITTAPVH, encoded by the coding sequence ATGGCTCAGCACACTGCCCGCCGCCTCAAGGTGGCCCAGCACTTCCGCAGCCTCCACCCGCGCCTCAGCACCACCAGCAAGCTCACGCTTGCCGGCGACTGGCTAGCCGCCGCCGGCTTCCTGCCCGGCGCGTTCGCCGTGGTAGAGGTGCAGGCCGGCCGCCTCATCATCACCACCGCCCCAGTCCACTAG
- a CDS encoding ATP/GTP-binding protein, translated as MLNRLHVQNFTVFADATFEFSPGLNVIVGTNGTGKSHVLKLAYAAQVVYAGAPREVPDVYAPTEESTDVLVAVSMLSRLDEVFLPNGLKQLVRRPGSPAAPPVMRATVRASFGKNAIDAIAFAIAGDAPRNNSVLLPEPATIGEPAQRPVFIPAKEMLSLMPSIIGLSDKFTPLLDSTYTDLARALVGPLLKTPPPAIHAVLNSLGQAMQGTIQSENGRFYLLPKHGERLEITLVAEGYRKLGTLAYLLANGTLNPDTTLYWDEPEANLNPALLRELASLLMQLASQGFQIILATHSLFILKELHILAHEQKSTVRYFGLSSQPAEPTQVIQCDNLEQLPDIVALDAELDQSDRFQAVLDQEDAH; from the coding sequence ATGCTAAACCGCCTGCACGTTCAGAATTTCACCGTGTTCGCCGACGCCACCTTTGAGTTCAGCCCCGGCCTGAACGTCATTGTCGGCACCAACGGCACCGGCAAAAGCCACGTGCTCAAGCTGGCCTACGCCGCCCAGGTAGTCTACGCCGGGGCTCCCCGCGAAGTGCCCGACGTGTACGCCCCCACCGAGGAAAGCACCGACGTGTTGGTCGCGGTCAGCATGCTGAGTCGCTTGGATGAAGTCTTCCTGCCCAACGGGCTAAAGCAGCTGGTGCGTCGGCCAGGTTCACCCGCTGCCCCTCCAGTAATGCGTGCTACTGTTCGGGCCAGCTTCGGCAAAAATGCCATCGATGCTATAGCATTTGCGATTGCCGGCGATGCACCCCGCAACAACAGCGTCCTGCTACCCGAGCCCGCCACCATCGGCGAGCCCGCACAACGACCCGTCTTTATTCCGGCCAAAGAAATGCTCTCGCTGATGCCCAGCATCATCGGGCTCAGTGATAAGTTTACCCCGCTACTCGATTCCACCTACACCGACCTGGCCCGCGCCTTGGTTGGCCCCCTGCTCAAAACGCCCCCGCCCGCCATTCATGCCGTGCTCAACAGCTTGGGCCAAGCCATGCAAGGCACCATCCAGTCTGAGAACGGCCGTTTTTACCTCCTGCCCAAGCACGGCGAGCGGCTCGAAATAACCCTCGTCGCCGAAGGCTACCGTAAGCTGGGCACGCTAGCCTACCTCCTGGCCAACGGCACACTAAATCCTGATACTACCCTCTACTGGGACGAGCCCGAAGCCAACCTCAACCCCGCCCTGCTGCGCGAGCTAGCCAGCCTGCTCATGCAATTGGCCAGCCAGGGCTTCCAGATTATCCTAGCCACGCACAGCCTGTTTATACTTAAAGAGCTGCATATCCTGGCCCACGAGCAAAAATCCACCGTGCGGTATTTTGGCCTGAGTTCCCAGCCCGCCGAGCCTACCCAGGTAATCCAGTGCGACAACTTGGAGCAGTTGCCCGACATCGTCGCCCTCGACGCCGAGCTGGACCAATCCGACCGTTTCCAGGCAGTACTCGACCAGGAAGATGCCCACTAA
- a CDS encoding restriction endonuclease subunit S: MKWRSIRIGDFLHRVRIPVDIEDDQQYNLVTIRMHHKGVALRATKPGKEIGTKRMYAVQPGHFILSGIDARHGAFGIVPPELAGAVVTNDFWYFEVDEAQVDKELFLHLTSTTFFDDLCRLASDGTTNRVRLQADKFFNYEISLPPVEEQRELIAQLKHTNAAVASVLDETDQQLAHLTKLRQALLREAMQGQLLPQDPTDEPAAVLLQQLQAAAKPGKKGRGPAAPLFAEAAEAVEGPFEIPASWVWCELKKVVKSIFDGPFGSHLKTADYTTAGVRVIRLENLDYGKFKHDKTTYISLEKYEGLKQHTIYEGDIIVGSFIADGVKAVLIPELGETAIAKADCFCIRHNPTAVDNKFLTYLLGTDFISDGYLRIMRGMTRSRINTAQLKQTLIPLPPLAEQHRIVAKLAQLLQHCDALEQRIREGRRLAEQLLAIALREALAPPAGATPTIAAEPALAEDAPAPARRAAKRGSQLALGSLLD, translated from the coding sequence ATGAAGTGGCGTAGTATCAGAATAGGCGATTTCCTGCACCGGGTACGCATCCCGGTAGATATCGAAGACGACCAGCAATACAACCTCGTTACCATTCGGATGCACCACAAAGGCGTGGCGTTACGGGCTACCAAGCCAGGTAAGGAGATTGGTACCAAACGGATGTACGCAGTACAGCCCGGCCATTTCATTTTATCCGGTATTGATGCTCGTCACGGAGCTTTTGGTATTGTGCCTCCAGAGTTGGCCGGTGCTGTCGTTACCAATGACTTCTGGTATTTTGAAGTTGATGAAGCGCAGGTAGACAAAGAGCTATTCCTGCACCTGACCTCGACTACCTTCTTCGACGATTTATGCCGCCTTGCCAGCGACGGCACCACCAACCGCGTCCGCCTGCAAGCTGATAAGTTCTTCAATTACGAAATCAGCCTACCCCCAGTCGAAGAGCAGCGCGAGTTAATAGCGCAGCTGAAACACACCAATGCCGCCGTGGCATCGGTGCTCGATGAAACTGACCAGCAACTAGCCCACCTCACCAAACTCCGCCAAGCCCTGCTCCGCGAGGCTATGCAGGGCCAGCTGCTCCCCCAAGACCCCACCGACGAACCCGCCGCCGTGCTGCTCCAGCAGCTGCAAGCCGCCGCCAAGCCCGGCAAGAAGGGTAGGGGCCCGGCCGCCCCCCTCTTCGCCGAGGCCGCCGAAGCGGTGGAAGGGCCATTTGAGATTCCGGCTAGCTGGGTGTGGTGTGAATTGAAGAAAGTCGTTAAAAGCATCTTCGATGGCCCTTTCGGCTCTCACTTAAAAACAGCTGACTATACTACTGCAGGTGTAAGAGTAATTAGGCTTGAGAATCTTGATTACGGCAAATTCAAACACGACAAGACGACTTACATCAGCCTAGAAAAGTATGAAGGCCTAAAGCAGCATACCATTTATGAAGGTGATATAATTGTCGGGTCATTTATTGCTGACGGAGTGAAGGCCGTACTTATTCCTGAGTTAGGAGAAACAGCTATTGCTAAAGCAGACTGCTTTTGTATTAGACATAATCCCACTGCCGTTGATAATAAGTTCTTGACGTATTTATTAGGAACAGACTTTATTTCTGATGGTTATCTGCGAATTATGCGAGGCATGACTCGTTCAAGGATAAACACTGCTCAATTAAAGCAGACACTCATCCCCCTACCTCCTCTAGCCGAGCAGCACCGCATCGTAGCGAAGCTAGCGCAGCTGCTGCAGCACTGCGATGCCCTGGAGCAGCGCATCCGCGAGGGCCGCCGCCTGGCCGAGCAGCTGCTGGCCATCGCTCTGCGCGAGGCCCTGGCCCCGCCCGCCGGTGCTACCCCCACGATAGCGGCCGAACCCGCGCTGGCCGAAGATGCCCCGGCACCCGCGCGCCGCGCCGCCAAGCGCGGCTCCCAGCTGGCCCTCGGTAGCTTACTCGACTAG
- a CDS encoding class I SAM-dependent DNA methyltransferase: MSNLSSLYKSIEKIMWTDTGLNGDAQRIEQFAWMLFFKIFSDKDKELDVMDDAYQSPIPEAYRWDAWAANDEGITGDELLAFVDRDLFPALRNLDLSTGNRRALIVREVFEGNNNYMKSGTNLRKVLNKLNEIDFNRAKDRHAFGDIYESILKGLQSAGKSGEFYTPRAVTQFICDTLAPQLGETVLDPACGTGGFLTAAVETLKAQARSVADQQQLQKVKGWEYKPLPFLLATTNLILHDVEVPNITFRDVLDQPLSAYSQKDRVDVVLANPPFGGVVANGNETNFPATFRTKESADLFLVLIMHLLKDGGRAGVVLPDGSLTGEGVKQRVRQKLLEDCNLHIIVRLPNSVFQPYATVATNLLFFTKGTPTKEIWYYQHRLPEGQKSYSKTKTIRRDEFQPLEAWWHNRVESEVAWRVPIQTIIDRNYDLDIKNPHQAEETHEYTSAELIELLGQSFAKSETLLAALQAELAG; this comes from the coding sequence ATGTCCAACCTATCCTCCCTCTACAAGTCCATCGAGAAAATCATGTGGACCGACACCGGCCTCAACGGTGACGCCCAACGCATCGAGCAATTCGCCTGGATGCTGTTCTTCAAAATCTTCTCCGACAAAGACAAAGAGCTCGACGTGATGGACGACGCCTACCAGTCGCCCATCCCCGAAGCCTACCGCTGGGACGCCTGGGCCGCCAACGACGAGGGCATCACCGGCGACGAGCTGCTGGCCTTCGTCGACCGCGACCTCTTCCCCGCCCTGCGCAACCTCGACCTGAGCACCGGCAACCGCCGCGCCCTCATCGTGCGCGAAGTATTCGAGGGCAATAACAACTACATGAAGTCGGGCACCAACCTGCGCAAGGTGCTCAACAAGCTCAACGAAATCGACTTCAACCGCGCCAAAGACCGCCACGCCTTCGGCGACATCTACGAGAGCATCCTCAAAGGCCTGCAAAGCGCCGGCAAAAGCGGCGAGTTCTACACGCCCCGCGCCGTTACCCAGTTCATCTGCGACACGCTAGCCCCCCAGCTCGGCGAAACCGTGCTCGACCCCGCCTGTGGCACCGGCGGCTTCCTCACCGCCGCCGTCGAAACGCTCAAGGCCCAGGCCCGCTCCGTGGCCGACCAGCAGCAGCTCCAGAAAGTAAAAGGCTGGGAGTACAAGCCCCTGCCGTTTCTGCTGGCGACCACCAACCTCATCCTGCACGATGTGGAGGTGCCCAACATCACCTTCCGCGACGTGCTCGACCAGCCCCTGAGCGCCTACTCGCAAAAGGACCGCGTCGACGTGGTGCTCGCCAACCCGCCCTTCGGCGGCGTGGTGGCCAACGGCAACGAAACCAACTTCCCCGCCACCTTCCGCACCAAGGAGTCGGCCGACCTCTTCCTCGTCCTCATCATGCACCTGCTCAAGGACGGTGGCCGGGCCGGCGTGGTGCTGCCCGATGGCTCGCTCACCGGCGAGGGCGTGAAGCAGCGCGTGCGCCAGAAGCTGCTCGAAGACTGCAACCTGCACATCATCGTGCGCCTGCCCAACTCCGTGTTCCAGCCCTACGCCACGGTGGCCACCAACCTGCTGTTCTTCACCAAGGGCACGCCCACCAAAGAAATCTGGTACTACCAGCACCGCCTGCCCGAAGGCCAGAAGTCCTACTCCAAAACCAAAACCATCCGCCGCGACGAGTTTCAGCCCCTCGAAGCCTGGTGGCACAACCGGGTGGAAAGCGAAGTGGCCTGGCGCGTGCCCATCCAAACGATTATTGACCGCAACTACGACCTCGACATCAAAAACCCCCATCAGGCCGAGGAAACCCACGAGTACACCAGCGCCGAGCTGATTGAGCTGCTGGGCCAAAGCTTCGCCAAAAGCGAAACCCTGCTAGCCGCTCTGCAAGCCGAGCTGGCCGGCTAG
- a CDS encoding M15 family peptidase, producing the protein MVTLSKAQAATQAARLAQVRPELAKAYAVALARWMGDRKLMLLGLPIVTEGYRSDAMQAAYYAQGRQTPYQIHLLRQAAGLGDLPAVEAKRIITYKLPGTSNHNKLPSWALDVALLQADSSVKWDPAALLLFSRLMRAADERVTWGGDWNHNGRTDDEHLNDWPHFELIG; encoded by the coding sequence ATGGTAACGCTGAGTAAGGCCCAGGCGGCTACGCAGGCGGCGCGGCTAGCCCAGGTGCGGCCCGAGTTGGCAAAGGCCTACGCGGTGGCGCTGGCGCGCTGGATGGGCGACCGGAAGCTGATGCTACTAGGGTTGCCGATTGTGACGGAAGGCTATCGGTCGGACGCGATGCAGGCGGCCTACTATGCGCAGGGGCGGCAGACGCCGTACCAGATTCACTTGCTGCGGCAGGCAGCGGGGCTAGGCGACCTGCCAGCGGTGGAAGCCAAGCGCATCATCACCTACAAGCTGCCGGGCACCTCGAACCACAATAAGCTGCCCAGCTGGGCGCTGGACGTGGCGCTGCTGCAGGCCGATAGCTCAGTGAAATGGGACCCGGCCGCGCTGCTGCTGTTTTCGCGGCTGATGCGGGCGGCCGATGAGCGGGTGACATGGGGCGGCGACTGGAATCATAACGGCCGCACTGACGACGAACACCTGAACGACTGGCCGCACTTTGAGCTAATCGGCTGA
- a CDS encoding DUF1345 domain-containing protein: MHRVLASPALHRFGGAIALGAGCAWLAPADFRPATRGVVAWDGFCLSILVLTWATIFTADAAYLRRVATRQDPGRTATFGAVVLAATASLLAVALLLHGLKELPHREQLEQVAVSVVAVLGAWFLLHTLFTLRYAHAYFSPDPGAEPGAAPRGGLAFAGAAPTTYWDFAYYAFTIGMTAQTSDTGVTSLQMRQLTLAHGLLSFGFNTAVIALGVNVVSSIL; this comes from the coding sequence TTGCACCGGGTCCTCGCCTCGCCGGCCCTGCACCGCTTTGGGGGGGCCATAGCCCTCGGGGCCGGGTGCGCCTGGCTGGCTCCGGCCGACTTTCGGCCCGCTACCCGTGGGGTCGTGGCCTGGGACGGGTTTTGCCTCAGTATCCTGGTCCTGACCTGGGCCACCATTTTCACGGCCGACGCCGCCTACCTGCGCCGCGTGGCCACCCGCCAGGACCCGGGCCGGACCGCCACGTTCGGGGCCGTCGTGCTGGCCGCCACCGCGAGCCTGTTGGCCGTGGCCCTGCTGCTGCACGGGCTCAAAGAACTGCCCCACCGCGAGCAACTCGAGCAAGTGGCCGTATCGGTGGTGGCCGTGTTGGGGGCCTGGTTCCTGTTGCACACGCTCTTTACCCTGCGCTACGCCCACGCCTACTTTAGCCCGGACCCCGGGGCCGAGCCGGGAGCCGCGCCGCGCGGCGGCCTGGCCTTTGCCGGGGCCGCCCCGACCACGTACTGGGACTTCGCCTACTACGCCTTCACCATCGGCATGACGGCCCAGACCTCGGACACCGGGGTAACCTCTCTGCAAATGCGCCAGCTCACCCTGGCCCACGGGCTGCTGTCCTTCGGCTTCAACACCGCCGTCATCGCCCTGGGCGTCAATGTCGTCTCCAGTATCCTGTAA
- a CDS encoding helix-turn-helix transcriptional regulator gives MAANIFDLVEVTPEAAAFVDRSFQIADQIRHVLRQKGWTQRDLAAALGKKEPEISRMLVGTHNFTLKTLTRLEVVLGTALITTPQRVQEQAATLTVQGAITSHRQLADLDLQRLITVFEKPQPSSSASYASLNTDLEKAAGYPAAFSTQEPASRSAAAVMEEESLLMAA, from the coding sequence ATGGCAGCTAATATTTTCGACCTCGTGGAAGTGACGCCCGAGGCCGCCGCCTTCGTTGACCGCTCCTTCCAGATTGCCGACCAGATTCGCCACGTATTGCGCCAGAAGGGCTGGACCCAGCGCGACCTGGCCGCCGCCCTCGGCAAGAAAGAACCCGAAATCAGCCGGATGCTTGTAGGCACCCACAACTTCACACTCAAAACCCTGACCCGCCTGGAGGTGGTACTAGGCACTGCCCTCATTACTACTCCGCAGCGGGTGCAGGAGCAGGCGGCTACCCTCACCGTGCAGGGCGCTATCACCAGCCACCGCCAGTTGGCCGACCTCGACCTGCAGCGTCTCATCACGGTCTTCGAAAAGCCCCAGCCAAGTAGTTCGGCTTCCTACGCCTCTCTAAACACTGACTTGGAAAAGGCGGCCGGCTACCCGGCCGCCTTTTCTACGCAGGAGCCCGCCTCCCGCTCTGCCGCCGCAGTTATGGAAGAAGAATCCCTACTAATGGCCGCTTAA
- a CDS encoding response regulator has protein sequence MPPLTSVLLVDDDPTTNYLNKLLLTRMGVAQQVLVAENGEQALRTLEQTCSAPPTPACPRLILLDMNMPVLNGLAFLEAYVQLPLAPQQALVIVMLTTSLHPVDLARIEQLPIAGFLSKPLTQEKVNALLQRHFAK, from the coding sequence ATGCCCCCCCTAACCAGTGTGCTGTTAGTCGATGACGACCCCACCACCAACTACCTCAATAAGCTGCTGCTGACCCGCATGGGCGTGGCCCAGCAGGTGCTGGTGGCCGAGAACGGCGAGCAGGCCCTACGCACGCTCGAGCAGACCTGCAGCGCCCCGCCGACGCCGGCATGTCCCCGGCTCATTTTGCTGGATATGAACATGCCCGTGCTCAATGGGCTGGCCTTTCTCGAAGCCTACGTGCAGCTGCCGTTGGCTCCTCAGCAAGCTCTTGTCATTGTCATGCTCACCACCTCGCTGCACCCCGTGGACCTCGCCCGCATCGAGCAGTTACCCATTGCGGGCTTTCTTAGCAAGCCCCTGACGCAGGAAAAGGTTAACGCGCTGTTGCAGCGGCATTTCGCCAAGTGA
- a CDS encoding SLOG family protein: MAAVPAGLVVAVVGSRSVTSCEALLRRLDALHVLGQVAEVVSGGAAGVDTLAAGWAGRNLVPLTELRPDYAAHGAGATHVRNAEIVRRADLVLVVWDGVSKGTLSSARAAARRGRRCEWLGVAAPGTAPVAGGLGL, encoded by the coding sequence ATGGCAGCCGTACCCGCAGGGCTGGTGGTAGCGGTGGTAGGCAGCCGGAGCGTGACGAGCTGCGAGGCCCTGCTGCGCCGCCTGGATGCCCTGCACGTGCTAGGCCAGGTGGCCGAAGTGGTGAGCGGCGGGGCGGCGGGCGTGGACACCCTGGCCGCCGGCTGGGCGGGGCGCAACCTGGTGCCGCTGACGGAGCTGCGGCCCGACTATGCCGCCCACGGGGCCGGCGCAACCCACGTGCGCAACGCCGAGATAGTGCGCCGGGCTGACCTGGTGCTGGTGGTGTGGGACGGGGTGAGCAAGGGCACGCTGAGCAGCGCCCGCGCGGCGGCCAGGCGGGGCCGGCGCTGCGAGTGGCTAGGGGTGGCCGCGCCCGGCACGGCGCCGGTGGCCGGCGGGCTGGGCCTGTAG
- a CDS encoding PD-(D/E)XK nuclease-like domain-containing protein, producing the protein MFTNLQPHPGITQAQHRALPFVSNTDLSRLADELLGRPARECAAAFAFGSYFHSATLEPHLFTPTNPEDVLDHRQRQQAAALAAAIRRRRYPRHVLYRGQPEQSYTATHEATGLVVKVRPDLLIDSPKKRRRTLVDFKTTSCRDLSQFLDTVEKYGYDRQGALYADVLGAHRVVLIAVQKKFLTRRVSGAKDQMPAVWVHELTAEQIALGRKKYRKLLLCYAKQASTLSAQLIS; encoded by the coding sequence ATGTTCACCAACCTCCAGCCCCATCCCGGCATCACCCAGGCCCAGCACCGCGCCCTGCCCTTCGTCAGTAACACCGACCTCAGCCGCTTGGCTGATGAGCTGCTGGGCCGCCCCGCCCGCGAGTGCGCCGCCGCTTTCGCTTTCGGCTCCTACTTCCACAGCGCCACCCTCGAGCCGCACCTGTTCACCCCAACCAATCCCGAGGACGTCCTCGACCACCGCCAACGCCAGCAGGCCGCCGCGCTGGCCGCCGCCATCCGGCGCCGCCGCTACCCCCGCCACGTCTTGTACCGGGGCCAGCCCGAACAGAGTTACACCGCTACCCACGAGGCCACCGGCCTAGTAGTGAAGGTGCGCCCCGATTTGCTAATTGACAGCCCCAAGAAGCGCCGCCGCACCCTCGTAGACTTCAAAACCACCAGCTGCCGCGACCTGTCCCAATTTCTCGACACTGTTGAAAAATACGGCTATGACCGCCAGGGCGCGCTGTACGCCGACGTGTTGGGCGCCCACCGCGTTGTGCTCATCGCCGTGCAAAAGAAGTTCCTCACCCGTAGGGTCAGCGGAGCTAAAGACCAGATGCCCGCCGTATGGGTACATGAGTTGACAGCCGAGCAAATTGCGCTAGGCCGCAAGAAGTACCGGAAGCTTCTTCTATGTTACGCCAAGCAAGCCAGCACCTTATCAGCACAGTTAATAAGCTGA
- a CDS encoding Dyp-type peroxidase domain-containing protein, with product MLGSEENSFGSFLVYRKLRQKVRAFKDAEGEDKDAKPDTLANVLGLTGDDRARAGAMLVGRFENGTPLAVLGTNVDPHTGKPVFTNNFDYQHDTQALKCPFHAHIRKVNPRGETEPGPELRHRITRRGVPYGPQLPDGAPEDGVSRGLLFMCYQRNIGQQFEFMQQAWANNANFIHGADPANGITSVGLDPIIGQGTRGPLTFPVVYDQAGTKQADFAQFVDLEGGEYFYAPSLSGLRSLAEAPAGAI from the coding sequence GTGCTGGGCTCGGAGGAAAACTCCTTCGGCAGCTTTTTGGTGTACCGCAAATTGCGGCAGAAAGTAAGGGCTTTTAAGGATGCGGAAGGGGAAGATAAAGATGCTAAACCGGACACCCTGGCGAACGTGCTGGGCCTGACGGGAGACGACCGGGCCCGCGCGGGGGCCATGCTGGTGGGGCGGTTCGAGAACGGTACGCCACTAGCTGTACTAGGCACGAATGTGGACCCACACACCGGCAAGCCGGTATTTACTAACAATTTCGACTACCAGCACGATACGCAGGCGTTGAAGTGCCCTTTTCACGCTCACATCCGCAAGGTGAACCCAAGAGGCGAAACTGAGCCTGGCCCGGAGCTGCGCCACCGCATTACACGGCGGGGAGTACCATACGGCCCTCAGTTGCCTGACGGAGCACCGGAGGATGGGGTAAGCCGGGGGCTGCTGTTCATGTGCTACCAGCGTAACATCGGACAGCAGTTTGAATTTATGCAGCAGGCCTGGGCTAACAATGCCAATTTTATTCATGGCGCCGACCCGGCCAACGGCATCACCTCTGTGGGCTTGGACCCTATTATCGGGCAGGGTACGCGAGGCCCGCTCACCTTTCCGGTGGTTTATGACCAAGCGGGCACCAAGCAGGCAGACTTCGCACAGTTTGTAGACCTAGAGGGCGGAGAATACTTCTATGCGCCTTCTTTATCGGGCCTGCGCAGCCTAGCCGAGGCTCCGGCTGGAGCGATATAG